A stretch of Novipirellula artificiosorum DNA encodes these proteins:
- the secE gene encoding preprotein translocase subunit SecE, translating into MSRDIAGTNSAPLTSELFHTSVYKPNQGRIVRQLTCLAIWVIVALGSWSLYATLRGYFPTGSYVAPVASGLLLAIGAWVGYRLVNWPQFADFLIAVEAEMNKVTWPSKDELIRASIVVIFTIFFLAIALFSFDILWQFIFNFIGVTS; encoded by the coding sequence GTGTCACGAGACATTGCGGGGACAAACAGTGCCCCACTTACGAGCGAATTGTTCCATACCTCGGTTTACAAGCCAAACCAGGGACGGATCGTTCGACAATTGACATGCTTAGCCATCTGGGTGATCGTCGCCCTGGGTAGTTGGAGCTTGTATGCGACACTGCGCGGTTATTTTCCCACCGGATCCTACGTTGCCCCGGTTGCCTCGGGGTTGCTGCTCGCGATCGGAGCTTGGGTCGGGTACCGTTTGGTCAACTGGCCACAATTCGCTGATTTTCTGATTGCCGTCGAAGCGGAAATGAACAAGGTCACCTGGCCGAGTAAGGATGAGCTGATTCGAGCTTCGATCGTCGTCATCTTCACGATTTTTTTCCTTGCCATCGCATTGTTCAGCTTCGACATCCTCTGGCAGTTCATCTTTAATTTCATCGGCGTGACAAGCTAA
- the tuf gene encoding elongation factor Tu → MAKETFQRTKPHVNVGTIGHIDHGKTTTTGAILAVQAAKGLAKAKGYAEIAKGGTVRDSTKTVTIAVAHVEYETENRHYAHIDCPGHADFIKNMITGAAQMDGAILVVSAADGPMPQTKEHVLLARQVGVPYIVVFLNKCDLVDDEELLELVELEARDLLSKYGFPGDDVPVVRGSALPAYNAPADEEKSKCISELMDALDSAIPEPVREDDKPFLMAIEDVFSIEGRGTVATGRIERGMVKVGDEVAIVGLADAPVKTTCTGVEMFRKEMGEGRAGDNVGCLLRGVKREDIQRGQCLAKPGSITPHTKFEAEVYCLSKDEGGRHTPFFSGYRPQFYFRTTDVTGTANLVDAEMCMPGDNVKVEVELHKPIAMDDGVRFAIREGGRTVGSGVVTKILS, encoded by the coding sequence TTGACCACGGCAAAACGACCACGACTGGTGCTATCCTCGCAGTGCAAGCTGCCAAGGGCCTAGCGAAAGCAAAGGGTTATGCAGAGATCGCCAAGGGCGGTACCGTGCGTGACTCGACCAAGACGGTAACAATTGCGGTTGCTCACGTTGAGTATGAAACCGAGAATCGTCACTATGCCCACATTGACTGCCCGGGCCATGCTGACTTTATCAAGAATATGATCACCGGTGCCGCCCAAATGGACGGTGCGATTTTGGTGGTTTCGGCTGCGGATGGTCCGATGCCGCAAACCAAGGAACACGTCCTGTTGGCTCGCCAAGTAGGCGTTCCTTACATCGTGGTTTTTTTGAACAAGTGCGATTTGGTCGACGACGAAGAATTGCTCGAGTTGGTCGAACTCGAAGCGCGTGACCTGCTCAGCAAGTACGGTTTCCCCGGCGACGATGTTCCTGTCGTCCGTGGTTCGGCGCTCCCTGCGTACAACGCCCCAGCCGACGAAGAAAAGAGTAAGTGCATCAGCGAATTGATGGACGCACTCGATTCGGCGATTCCCGAGCCTGTTCGTGAGGATGACAAGCCGTTCTTGATGGCAATCGAAGACGTTTTCTCGATCGAAGGTCGCGGAACGGTTGCGACCGGTCGTATCGAGCGTGGCATGGTCAAGGTTGGCGACGAAGTCGCAATCGTCGGACTCGCCGATGCACCTGTAAAGACCACCTGCACCGGCGTCGAAATGTTCCGCAAGGAAATGGGCGAGGGGCGTGCCGGAGACAACGTTGGTTGCCTGCTTCGTGGCGTCAAGCGTGAAGACATTCAACGCGGTCAATGCTTGGCAAAGCCAGGCTCGATCACGCCGCACACCAAGTTTGAAGCAGAAGTCTACTGCTTGAGCAAGGACGAAGGCGGCCGTCACACGCCGTTCTTTAGCGGTTACCGTCCTCAGTTCTACTTCCGAACGACCGACGTCACGGGCACAGCCAACTTGGTTGACGCTGAAATGTGCATGCCCGGCGATAACGTCAAGGTCGAAGTCGAACTTCACAAGCCGATCGCGATGGACGATGGTGTTCGTTTCGCGATTCGCGAAGGTGGCCGTACCGTCGGCAGTGGTGTTGTTACGAAGATTCTTTCCTAA